ATGCGACGCGGCAATGGATGGATTCAAAATTTTAGAACGTAAGCCTCTGTAAACAATTCGCCCGATTATTTTGGGGCAAATTTTCTAAATACTTTTTATTATCTCTTCAGCAGAATAGAAATGCACTTTTTTATTTTTTTCTTTTATTTCAAAATCATTGATCTCTTTTTTGTCTACTAAATTTTCATACATTTCTATCATGGATTTCTTTAACAGTTTTGAACGGTCTTCATCATAATAGTCTTCTAATCTTTTTAAAACTTTTTCTTCATATGGATTAAATCTTACAGATATTACAGCCATTGTTTATAAACCTCCTCTCGTTTTGCTATACTAATAATGAAATAATTCTCATTTTCAATATAAAATATCGCCCTGAACTTGTTTTTTCTCATTCTGTAATAAATCTGTGTTCTATGTTTTATTTCCTTTATTATAAACCGCCTTTTTTTCCATCAACTGCCCTGTAACATATTTGTGCAGGACACTTTTCACCAAGGTTGAATATTTTAGTCCTTCCTGTTTTGCTTTACGTTTTATCTTTCCTAATTCCGCGGCGTCAATACGAATGTTCATCTTCGTTTCCTTCATAATATAACTTTTTGCCGCGCTCTTAAGCTCATCTTGCCGCTTTCTGCCGGGTGTTTTAACTTTTTTTAAATCTATTTCCCCATAACCTTCAATTAACTCTTTTTCTTCATTATCTATATATTGAGTATTATATTTATTCATTTTTTTCTCCATTTATTAAATGTTTGAATTTTCTGTTAGGATAAATTGTCTTTAAAAATATTACCTTACCGTTTTTTACATATGGAACACAATACGCATAATTATCTATATTAACCACAAACATGCTTTGATCTGGAAATTTTTTCTGATTAGGATGCTCTATTTCCAATAAAACACCTTCTTTGCCAATTGCTTCAATTACTTCATCAAAAGAAATACCTCTGCTTTCAATTAAAACCTCGTTCTTTTCTTTGCTGAATTTGAATTCCATAATTTTATAATACAATATTGTGCGCACATTGTCAATCTTTTTAAAAAAAATACTTTAAGTATTTGATAATTTAAAGTACAACTTTAAATTGTCAAGAGATTTTTTGTTTTGTAATCCTTATAAATTTTGATAATATATTAAACGCATGAACAGTATAATCAACGAAATCCGCAAGGAACTGAAACAAAACGCCGACGAAAAGACAAAAAAAACCGGCCAGAATTTTTTCAAGGAAAAAATAAAGGTTTACGGCGTAAAAACTGCCATTGTCAGTAAAATCGGGAAAAAATATTTTAAGAACATAAGCGGCAAGGACAAGGCCGTGATATTCGGCCTCTGTGAAGGACTCTTGAAATCAGGATATATGGAGGAAGCTTTTATCGCTTATAATTGGTCGTATTTTCTCCACGAAAATTATGAACCCAAGGATTTTAAAATATTTGAAAAATGGGTTAACAATTATGTCCGAAACTGGGCGGAATGCGATACATTGTGCAATCACGCGATCGGGTCATTTATTGAGACATTTCCCCAATATATAAAAAAGCTTAAAACCTGGACCAAATCGAAAAACAGGTGGGTTAAACGCGCCTCAGCCGTAACGTTGATTCTGCCCGCGAGAAAAGGAATGTTTCTTGAAGATGTTTTTGAAACAGCCGACAGCCTGCTGGCTGACAAGGACGACCTTGTGCAAAAAGGATACGGCTGGATGCTTAAAGAAGCAAGCCGTAAACACGAGAAGCAAGTTTTTGATTATATAACAGCGCGTAAAAATACCATGCCTCGCACCGCCCTGCGTTACGCCATTGAAAAAATGCCCCCGGAATTAAAGAAAAGAGCAATGAAAAAGGATTGAAGAACAATTCATTCGATTATTATTCCTTAAACCAGTGCGTGGTCTTATTCGAAAAACTAACCAGGCTCAGCATTATCGGAACCTCGGTCAGAACACCCACAACCGTCGCGAGGGCCGCGCCGCTTTTAAGGCCGAAAAGGGAAATCGCGACGGCCACCGACAATTCAAAAAAATTACTCGCGCCGATCATCGCGGCCGGAGACGCGATATTATGTTTTAAACGCCATTTTTTTGACCAGAAATACCCTATAATAAAAATAAAATAAGTTTGAATGGATAATGGGGCCGCTATAAGTAAAATATGCAGCGGATTTTCGATGATGATATTTCCCTGAAACGCGAAAAGAATAACCAGCGTCAATAAGAGCCCCAGGATTGTTACAGGCTTTAATATCTTTAAAAATACATTTTCAAACCATTCCGGCCCTTTATATTTAAGCAATAATACCCTTGAAATATACCCAAGAGTAAGAGGAACAACTACAAAAAGAACGGTAGAATAAATTAAGGTATCATATGGCACGATAATCTCGTTTACACCCAGCAGAAATTTAACAATAGGCACAAAAGCGACAAGTATCACCAAATCATTAATTGCAACCTGAACAAGGGTATATGCCGGGTCGCCATCAGTAAGGTAACTCCAGACAAAAACCATCGCGGTGCAGGGTGCCGCACCAAGAAGTATCGCGCCCGCGATATATTCTTTCGCCAATGACGGGTCTATAAAAGCGGGAAAAATGTATTTTAAAAATATTGCCGCGAAAATAGCCATGGTAAATGGTTTTATAAGCCAGTTTACAACTAACGTCACAACAAGGCCTTTTGGTTTTTTGCCCGCCTTGACAATGCTTGAAAAATCAATCTGGACCATCATCGGATAGATCATAAGCCAGATAAGAACAGCTACCGGGATGTTTACCCTCGCTACTTCATACTTACTCAAGAAGGTAACACCCACGGGAAATACTTTTCCAGCCAATACGCCCGCTATAATACATAATACCACCCATATTGAAAGATATTTTTCAAAAAATGAAAGTTTCGCGGTTTCAGACATTAGAATACTCCTTCTTTATTTTGTAAAGTCTTTTATAGGGTCAGATGAGTCAAGGTGTGATTTTAATTTCAACCGTTCCTCTTCCGCAATTTTCTCACGAATCATTTTTATAAATTCTATCGCTTCTGTTTTATCATCGTCTATTATAATCCGTTCAAGATTCAATAATTCTTTGTCAGTCAATTTGATAACCTTTATCGTTTGTTTTTCCTTGAATTATAAGGTTACCGCCTTCTTGTAGTCAATTTATTCATTGGTTTGTCCACACATTTCTTCATATTATTTAAATCTTTTTTAAATAAATCGTGCTTTTTAATAAAGTAATCTTTTAAATATTTTTGGATAAATATTTCAAGCTCATTTTTAGGTTTAAGAAGAGAATAAAATATCCACAACCCCTCCCGCCTGTCATGGATAAGCCCGGCATTTTTAAGAACAGTGAGATGACGGGATACCTTTGCCTGGCTTAATTCCAAGGCCCATTCCAACTGGCAAACACACAATTCCCGCTGGGATAAAAGTATCATAATCCTTAAGCGGGTTTCTTCCGACAGCGCTTTAAATAAATTCAATTCTTCTTTCATTTTGCCGCCTCCACTATATAACTGTAATCGATTATACGATTATTTATCGCTATTGTCAAGTGAATTTTAATTATCCGACTTTAATCCTAAAAATCCAATCTTAAAAAATTAAAGTTAAACTTAAAATGATTTTCATTGTTTTCTACTCACACCCCGCACCGATCTTCCTTGTTAAATAATAGGCGTTTTTTATTCCCTGCTTTGCATCTTTATCATCAGGGTTGGCCTTATTTATCTTTTTCAGTTCAACAATGGTCTCTTTAATCGCAGTCTTTATTTCTTCACCCAAAAATATTTGAGAATGATTATCCATGTAATCGGGAACCAATTCGGCAGCCCTTCGATATTCTAAAATCGACGCGGAATAATTTTTTTTCTCGTAATAAATGCGGGCTAATTCCAGGTGAGCAATAACAGATTTTTCATCCAGCATAATAATCTTCTTATATTCCTCAATAGCCTCTTCAGGTAAACCCCTGTTTTTTAAAATTTTTGCCAACTCGTGACTGGTTCTAAATTTTTCTGATTTTTCTAT
The nucleotide sequence above comes from bacterium. Encoded proteins:
- a CDS encoding DUF6290 family protein, producing MAVISVRFNPYEEKVLKRLEDYYDEDRSKLLKKSMIEMYENLVDKKEINDFEIKEKNKKVHFYSAEEIIKSI
- a CDS encoding toxin, whose protein sequence is MRTILYYKIMEFKFSKEKNEVLIESRGISFDEVIEAIGKEGVLLEIEHPNQKKFPDQSMFVVNIDNYAYCVPYVKNGKVIFLKTIYPNRKFKHLINGEKNE
- a CDS encoding DNA alkylation repair protein: MNSIINEIRKELKQNADEKTKKTGQNFFKEKIKVYGVKTAIVSKIGKKYFKNISGKDKAVIFGLCEGLLKSGYMEEAFIAYNWSYFLHENYEPKDFKIFEKWVNNYVRNWAECDTLCNHAIGSFIETFPQYIKKLKTWTKSKNRWVKRASAVTLILPARKGMFLEDVFETADSLLADKDDLVQKGYGWMLKEASRKHEKQVFDYITARKNTMPRTALRYAIEKMPPELKKRAMKKD
- the arsB gene encoding ACR3 family arsenite efflux transporter: MSETAKLSFFEKYLSIWVVLCIIAGVLAGKVFPVGVTFLSKYEVARVNIPVAVLIWLMIYPMMVQIDFSSIVKAGKKPKGLVVTLVVNWLIKPFTMAIFAAIFLKYIFPAFIDPSLAKEYIAGAILLGAAPCTAMVFVWSYLTDGDPAYTLVQVAINDLVILVAFVPIVKFLLGVNEIIVPYDTLIYSTVLFVVVPLTLGYISRVLLLKYKGPEWFENVFLKILKPVTILGLLLTLVILFAFQGNIIIENPLHILLIAAPLSIQTYFIFIIGYFWSKKWRLKHNIASPAAMIGASNFFELSVAVAISLFGLKSGAALATVVGVLTEVPIMLSLVSFSNKTTHWFKE
- a CDS encoding metalloregulator ArsR/SmtB family transcription factor, which codes for MKEELNLFKALSEETRLRIMILLSQRELCVCQLEWALELSQAKVSRHLTVLKNAGLIHDRREGLWIFYSLLKPKNELEIFIQKYLKDYFIKKHDLFKKDLNNMKKCVDKPMNKLTTRRR